Proteins from a single region of Sphaerochaeta globosa str. Buddy:
- the lpdA gene encoding dihydrolipoyl dehydrogenase: MQEKKTDLVVLGGGPGGYSAAFRAADLGRKVTLIEKSSVLGGVCLNVGCIPSKTLLHLAEVIEDAQKLAPLGVSFGKPTFDLEKIRAHRDSVVHTLTSGLDQLCKARKVERLVGVGTFLSDTELKVVTDKEELKLTFEDLIIAVGSRSVQIPGIPYEDQRIWDSTKALELTHIPKRLAIIGGGIIGLEVATMYHALGSEITIIEMMDSLIPPADTDLKQPLVRKLKKQYAAIYTSTKVEKVEARKDGLVLYLKGEKAPSTIEADAVLVAVGRKANSDGITLENTSIKTTKRGWIEVDKKLRTNVAHVFAIGDVVGDPMLAHKSSHQGKVAAEVASGHASAFTPMGIPSVAYTNPEVAWIGLTEMEAKEKGIAFKKGSFPWTANGRALSAVASEGVSKALYDEKTGRLLGAGICGRNAGELISEAVLALEMGAVAQDISLSIHPHPTLSETFALAAELAEGTATDTLNR; this comes from the coding sequence ATGCAAGAAAAGAAAACAGACCTCGTGGTCCTCGGAGGAGGACCCGGTGGGTATAGTGCAGCTTTTAGGGCTGCTGATTTAGGTCGGAAGGTAACGCTCATCGAAAAGAGCTCTGTTTTGGGAGGGGTATGCCTGAATGTAGGCTGCATCCCTTCCAAGACGTTGCTCCACCTTGCCGAGGTGATAGAGGATGCCCAAAAGCTTGCTCCGCTTGGAGTGTCTTTCGGTAAGCCTACGTTTGACCTGGAGAAGATCAGAGCCCATAGGGATTCGGTCGTACATACCCTTACCTCGGGGCTGGACCAGTTATGCAAGGCAAGAAAGGTCGAACGCTTGGTGGGAGTCGGTACGTTTCTCAGTGATACCGAGCTGAAGGTGGTTACCGATAAGGAAGAGCTGAAGCTTACCTTTGAAGACTTGATTATCGCCGTCGGCTCCCGTTCGGTGCAGATACCGGGCATTCCTTACGAGGACCAGCGTATCTGGGACTCTACAAAAGCCTTGGAGCTCACGCACATTCCCAAGCGGCTTGCGATCATAGGGGGAGGGATCATAGGGCTGGAAGTGGCTACCATGTACCACGCCCTGGGCTCGGAGATTACCATTATTGAGATGATGGATTCCCTCATCCCTCCTGCTGACACCGATCTCAAGCAGCCATTGGTGAGAAAGCTCAAGAAGCAGTATGCAGCCATCTATACCTCCACGAAAGTCGAGAAGGTGGAAGCGAGAAAGGATGGCCTTGTGCTCTATTTAAAGGGGGAGAAGGCTCCTAGCACAATCGAAGCTGATGCTGTGCTTGTAGCAGTGGGAAGGAAGGCCAATTCCGATGGCATTACACTAGAGAATACGTCGATTAAGACGACCAAGCGCGGCTGGATCGAGGTGGACAAGAAGCTGAGGACCAATGTCGCTCATGTGTTTGCCATTGGAGATGTTGTGGGAGACCCCATGCTCGCCCATAAGAGCAGTCACCAGGGCAAGGTGGCAGCCGAGGTGGCATCGGGACACGCTTCTGCTTTCACTCCCATGGGGATCCCCTCTGTCGCCTATACAAACCCCGAGGTCGCATGGATTGGTTTGACCGAAATGGAGGCTAAGGAGAAGGGGATAGCCTTCAAGAAAGGTTCGTTCCCGTGGACGGCAAATGGGAGGGCATTGAGCGCTGTCGCCTCCGAGGGGGTCAGCAAGGCCCTCTACGACGAAAAGACAGGACGCTTGTTGGGAGCGGGAATTTGTGGGAGGAATGCAGGCGAGCTTATCTCTGAGGCTGTGCTTG
- a CDS encoding 2-oxo acid dehydrogenase subunit E2 → MAIKQILIPDIGDFEDVPIIDVYIKVGDIIAVEGSVVALESEKAVIDIPSPFAGTVTKVLIKEGDTVSKGSLVAEIEVASEEVEEAKQSSAKEPEKQQPAAPKEEIKPEVVAEIEQPTEVAEEKEPASELINEQAPGAVFHATPSLRKYARELGVDLALVKGSGPNGRILHEDVQALVKKALSGSKESTASFGKIELEDFSKYGKTERKRLSRIQKISGPHLQKSWQIIPHVTQFDEADVTDLEVLRKAIKEEMKRSDEPVNISILPFIIKAVVAALKKFPEMNASFDEDSGELILKHYYHIGVAVDTPEGLIVPVLKDADTKSVTEIAREITSISQRARDRKLKPEDLSGGSFSISSLGGIGGTAFTPLINPPQVAILGVSRLTKKPVWNGKEFAPRDVLPFSVAYDHRVIDGAAAVRFTTYLASLLGDLRRVLL, encoded by the coding sequence ATGGCAATAAAGCAAATACTCATCCCGGATATCGGGGATTTCGAAGATGTGCCGATCATTGATGTGTACATCAAAGTCGGTGATATCATTGCAGTTGAAGGCTCCGTGGTAGCTCTTGAAAGTGAGAAGGCTGTCATCGATATTCCTTCCCCCTTTGCAGGGACCGTCACAAAGGTTCTGATCAAGGAGGGCGATACTGTCTCCAAGGGCTCTCTGGTGGCGGAGATTGAGGTTGCATCAGAAGAAGTTGAAGAAGCAAAGCAAAGCTCTGCAAAAGAGCCCGAGAAACAACAACCTGCTGCACCTAAGGAAGAAATAAAGCCGGAAGTGGTTGCTGAAATTGAGCAGCCGACAGAAGTGGCCGAAGAGAAAGAACCTGCCAGTGAGCTTATCAATGAACAGGCACCGGGTGCTGTCTTTCATGCTACCCCTTCACTACGCAAGTATGCACGGGAGCTCGGAGTCGATCTTGCTCTGGTGAAGGGTAGCGGGCCCAACGGAAGGATCTTGCATGAAGATGTGCAGGCTTTGGTCAAGAAGGCTCTCAGTGGTAGCAAAGAGTCTACTGCTTCCTTCGGCAAAATCGAGCTGGAGGACTTTTCAAAGTACGGGAAGACCGAACGAAAGAGACTTTCCCGTATTCAGAAAATCTCCGGACCGCATCTGCAGAAGAGTTGGCAGATCATTCCTCATGTCACCCAATTTGATGAGGCTGATGTCACCGATCTTGAGGTTTTGCGAAAGGCGATCAAGGAAGAGATGAAGCGAAGTGACGAGCCTGTGAATATCAGCATCCTTCCCTTCATTATCAAGGCTGTTGTCGCAGCATTGAAGAAGTTCCCTGAGATGAACGCTTCCTTTGATGAGGACAGCGGTGAGTTGATTCTCAAGCACTACTACCATATCGGGGTTGCTGTGGACACCCCCGAGGGCCTGATCGTACCGGTTCTCAAGGATGCCGATACGAAGAGTGTGACAGAGATTGCAAGAGAGATTACATCCATAAGCCAGCGTGCCCGAGACAGAAAACTGAAGCCGGAGGACCTTAGCGGAGGATCGTTCAGCATTTCAAGCCTCGGAGGAATCGGTGGTACGGCATTCACGCCCTTGATCAACCCACCGCAGGTTGCCATCCTTGGTGTCTCACGGCTTACCAAGAAGCCGGTATGGAATGGCAAGGAATTTGCTCCCCGTGACGTTCTGCCTTTCTCTGTAGCCTACGACCATAGAGTCATCGATGGTGCTGCAGCAGTTCGCTTTACCACGTATCTCGCCTCCCTCTTGGGCGATTTGCGACGTGTACTACTCTAA
- the aceE gene encoding pyruvate dehydrogenase (acetyl-transferring), homodimeric type: MSKQIFHDPDPAETKDWLQSLEGVIQKEGDQKTDYLLSELTQTARNKGVATSPGVISPYINTTITDPSAAIPAEESLIARNVSAFVRWNAMVMVAKANEGGKGLGGHIASYSSSSAMYEVGFNWFFRGPQSEHGADLIYFQGHSSPGMYARAFVEGRLSEEQLDHFRQETEGKGLSSYPHPYLMPEFWQFPTVSMGLGPSMATYQARFMKYMEGRGLKKQGDRKVWVFMGDGESDEPESLAALSLASREKLDNLIFVVNCNLQRLDGPVRGNGKIIQELEGKFRGAGWNVIKVIWGTEWDSILEKDTKGLLLQKLAHMVDGEFQTIQAKGPAYLREKLFSGDAYLESLIEGKTDKDLWQLSRGGHDPRKIYQAFHAASNHKGAPTVILFKTIKGYGMGSGEGAMGAHNLKHMEEKDLLAFRDHFHVPIDDEQAKNMVFIKPDPESKEGKFLTRRREVMGGPVPFRYKDGEKLTVPASKSFEDMVASSGDRELSTTMAFVRLLTKLVKDENIGERIVPIVSDEARTFGMEGLFRQIGIYAPDGQLYEPVDKDSFLWYREDKKGQILEEGITEAGAISSWIAAATSYANHKVSMIPFFIFYSMFGFQRIGDFIWAAGDSGAKGFLLGATAGRTTLNGEGLQHEDGHGLLLASTHPTCQAYDPTFSYELAVIIQDGLKRMYEDNENIFYYITLMNENYTHPEMPKGVEEGIRKGAYLFKKAKKNKNPVVQLMGSGTILREVIAAAELLSKDFGVEADIYSILGVNELHRDGVEAERYNLTHPEAEAKVPYLTKLMEGHDGPVVISTDYIRAYPEQIRRLIPNPRVTILGTDGFGRSDFRQALRRFFEVDRYYIAVAALKGLSDEGTIPAKRVSEALKKYGIDVDKPNPLLK, translated from the coding sequence ATGAGTAAACAGATTTTTCATGATCCAGACCCTGCAGAAACCAAAGATTGGCTACAGTCGTTAGAAGGTGTAATTCAGAAAGAAGGCGATCAGAAAACTGATTATTTGCTTTCAGAACTTACCCAAACCGCCCGTAACAAAGGTGTTGCAACATCTCCTGGAGTCATAAGCCCTTATATCAATACAACTATTACTGACCCGAGTGCGGCCATTCCCGCCGAAGAGTCCCTTATCGCCCGAAATGTGTCTGCGTTTGTCCGTTGGAATGCCATGGTAATGGTAGCTAAGGCAAATGAAGGGGGAAAAGGCTTGGGCGGGCATATTGCCAGCTACTCATCCTCTTCAGCAATGTATGAAGTGGGATTCAACTGGTTCTTTAGGGGACCACAGTCCGAACACGGTGCGGACTTAATCTACTTCCAAGGCCACTCATCGCCAGGCATGTACGCCCGGGCATTTGTGGAAGGAAGGCTGAGCGAAGAACAACTGGATCATTTCAGGCAGGAAACAGAAGGGAAAGGCCTCTCTTCCTACCCACACCCTTACCTGATGCCTGAGTTCTGGCAGTTCCCGACTGTCTCGATGGGCCTTGGTCCTTCGATGGCAACCTATCAGGCACGCTTCATGAAGTATATGGAAGGAAGGGGTCTGAAGAAACAAGGTGACAGGAAAGTCTGGGTATTCATGGGTGATGGCGAATCGGACGAACCTGAGTCCTTGGCCGCACTCTCTCTCGCATCCAGAGAGAAACTCGATAACCTCATCTTTGTGGTTAACTGCAACCTGCAGCGCCTGGATGGACCGGTTCGCGGCAATGGTAAGATTATCCAGGAACTTGAAGGAAAGTTCAGAGGTGCCGGCTGGAATGTCATCAAGGTTATTTGGGGAACTGAATGGGACTCCATCTTGGAAAAGGATACGAAAGGATTACTCCTGCAAAAGCTCGCACACATGGTTGACGGGGAGTTCCAGACCATACAGGCTAAAGGCCCCGCATATCTGCGTGAGAAACTTTTCTCCGGGGATGCATACCTTGAGTCGCTTATTGAAGGCAAGACCGATAAGGACCTGTGGCAGTTAAGTCGTGGAGGTCACGACCCAAGAAAGATTTATCAGGCTTTCCATGCGGCATCGAACCATAAGGGAGCCCCTACGGTCATTCTTTTCAAGACCATCAAAGGGTATGGCATGGGAAGCGGAGAAGGTGCGATGGGCGCTCACAACCTGAAGCATATGGAAGAGAAAGACCTTCTCGCCTTCAGGGATCACTTCCATGTACCCATTGATGACGAGCAGGCGAAGAACATGGTGTTCATCAAGCCTGATCCAGAAAGTAAAGAAGGGAAATTCCTCACAAGGCGCCGAGAGGTAATGGGAGGCCCTGTTCCTTTCCGTTATAAGGATGGAGAGAAGCTGACGGTTCCCGCATCCAAAAGTTTTGAAGACATGGTTGCCTCTTCAGGTGATAGAGAGCTTTCCACCACCATGGCCTTTGTCCGTCTGCTTACCAAGCTGGTTAAGGACGAGAACATTGGTGAAAGAATTGTTCCCATCGTCTCCGATGAGGCACGAACATTCGGTATGGAGGGCTTGTTCAGACAGATTGGAATTTATGCACCGGACGGCCAGTTGTACGAGCCGGTGGACAAGGATTCGTTCCTTTGGTATCGCGAGGATAAGAAGGGACAGATTCTGGAAGAGGGAATTACCGAAGCCGGAGCCATCTCCTCTTGGATAGCAGCTGCTACCAGTTATGCAAACCATAAGGTTTCCATGATTCCTTTCTTCATTTTCTACTCAATGTTCGGTTTCCAGCGTATCGGTGACTTCATCTGGGCCGCAGGGGACAGTGGGGCAAAGGGCTTTTTACTGGGAGCAACTGCCGGAAGAACTACCTTAAACGGTGAGGGTTTGCAGCATGAGGACGGGCATGGGTTGCTTTTGGCATCCACCCACCCAACCTGTCAGGCATACGATCCCACCTTCTCCTATGAGCTTGCTGTAATCATCCAGGATGGATTGAAGCGCATGTATGAGGATAACGAGAACATCTTCTACTACATCACGCTGATGAATGAGAACTACACCCATCCAGAGATGCCCAAGGGGGTCGAGGAAGGGATTAGGAAGGGTGCCTACCTCTTCAAAAAAGCCAAGAAGAACAAGAATCCTGTCGTCCAGCTTATGGGAAGTGGAACCATACTGAGGGAAGTCATCGCAGCTGCTGAGCTCCTTTCAAAGGACTTCGGGGTGGAAGCGGACATCTACAGCATTCTCGGGGTCAATGAACTGCATCGTGACGGCGTTGAAGCAGAGCGATACAACCTCACCCATCCGGAAGCTGAAGCGAAGGTGCCGTACCTTACCAAGCTTATGGAAGGCCACGACGGACCGGTGGTGATAAGCACCGACTATATCAGGGCCTATCCTGAGCAGATCAGAAGGCTCATCCCCAATCCAAGGGTTACCATCCTGGGTACTGATGGATTTGGCAGATCTGATTTCAGACAGGCCCTCAGACGGTTCTTTGAGGTTGACCGGTACTATATCGCCGTTGCAGCGCTTAAGGGACTTTCCGATGAAGGTACCATTCCTGCCAAGCGCGTAAGTGAGGCACTAAAGAAATATGGCATTGACGTTGATAAGCCCAATCCATTGTTGAAGTAA
- a CDS encoding InlB B-repeat-containing protein, with the protein MGLLLISCTDEIEMVQVHFDSREGSSLDAVGVAKGNRLSEPENPQREGYAFAGWYKESTCSTAWNFTTDVVDADTLLYAKWTPTVQTLRFDANGGDRSMGSLTLATGQEASLPTCAFINSGYVFTGWSTSPDGEREYSDEGRYTMGPVDQTLYALWIPLCSITLDPQGGSGGTTHVIAVLGEPMPPDMDPPQRPGYQFCGYSDQAGSGGTLYYAADMSSVKNWDKSTGSTATLYAQWSPTNLNSSAGGHVFFDKGLYSDGWRYLEAAPVSTQWVAKQWSSAEQFRLVGAADSAIGDGYANTNLIVDELGQDGEYAALLCANLSVEHDGVTYDDWFLPSHDELALMYQVLHQSGLGGFFNTYYWSSSERSSAIAFMDNFSDPTEPLEAAKTYCAHVRAIRAF; encoded by the coding sequence ATGGGGCTTCTGTTGATATCCTGTACTGATGAAATTGAGATGGTCCAGGTCCATTTTGACAGTAGGGAGGGAAGTTCCCTGGATGCAGTAGGGGTGGCCAAAGGAAACCGACTTTCCGAGCCGGAAAATCCGCAGCGAGAAGGCTATGCGTTTGCCGGATGGTATAAGGAAAGTACCTGTAGTACGGCATGGAACTTCACCACTGATGTTGTGGATGCCGACACCCTGCTCTATGCAAAGTGGACCCCTACAGTCCAAACGCTACGCTTTGATGCGAACGGTGGCGATAGGTCAATGGGTTCTCTTACCCTTGCAACCGGACAAGAGGCTTCGCTGCCAACATGTGCGTTCATAAACTCTGGCTATGTTTTTACCGGTTGGTCGACCAGCCCTGATGGGGAGCGAGAATATAGTGACGAAGGCCGGTACACCATGGGACCTGTTGATCAGACGCTCTATGCGCTTTGGATACCCCTGTGTTCCATCACCCTTGATCCGCAGGGAGGCTCTGGGGGAACTACCCATGTTATTGCCGTATTGGGAGAACCCATGCCACCTGATATGGATCCGCCTCAGAGACCCGGGTATCAGTTCTGTGGATACTCTGATCAAGCAGGCAGTGGAGGAACCCTGTACTATGCAGCGGATATGAGCAGTGTCAAAAACTGGGATAAGTCTACTGGTAGTACTGCGACGCTCTATGCACAGTGGAGCCCGACGAATCTCAATAGTTCTGCGGGTGGGCATGTTTTCTTTGACAAGGGCTTATATAGTGATGGATGGCGATATTTGGAGGCAGCCCCGGTATCTACTCAGTGGGTGGCCAAGCAGTGGAGTAGTGCGGAGCAGTTTCGGCTTGTCGGAGCGGCAGACTCTGCTATCGGTGATGGTTATGCAAACACCAACCTGATCGTCGATGAACTCGGGCAAGATGGAGAGTATGCTGCCCTGCTTTGTGCAAATCTCTCGGTTGAACATGATGGGGTGACCTACGATGATTGGTTTCTCCCCAGCCACGACGAGCTTGCTTTGATGTATCAGGTACTGCATCAAAGTGGGCTTGGGGGCTTTTTTAATACATACTATTGGAGTTCCTCCGAGCGTTCCTCCGCAATTGCGTTCATGGATAACTTCTCAGACCCAACCGAACCACTTGAAGCGGCAAAGACCTATTGTGCTCATGTTCGAGCCATCCGTGCTTTCTGA
- a CDS encoding helix-turn-helix domain-containing protein, with protein MTIDNVAIGNRLKELRKQSGLMQKHIADYLGVDQSLIARFENGDRAMTSATLEKLAMLYCCPASKILSGEPCNTSLKFSFRTDNASMKDLVSLAEINKIVLNQMMMDQFSN; from the coding sequence ATGACTATCGATAACGTTGCAATCGGTAATCGCTTAAAAGAACTTCGCAAGCAGTCAGGATTGATGCAGAAACATATTGCAGATTATCTTGGAGTTGACCAAAGCCTCATTGCAAGATTTGAAAATGGGGATCGGGCAATGACCTCTGCAACTTTAGAGAAACTCGCTATGTTATACTGTTGCCCGGCAAGCAAGATTCTCTCAGGAGAACCTTGCAACACGTCTCTGAAATTCTCCTTCAGAACTGATAATGCCAGCATGAAAGACTTAGTGTCACTAGCAGAAATCAATAAGATTGTGTTGAATCAAATGATGATGGACCAGTTTTCCAATTAG
- a CDS encoding ImmA/IrrE family metallo-endopeptidase, whose product MDKMKLRTYAEQARHRWGKDSTSPLDIFAIVSQIDTATLVLFPFGENISGICVKSPTSAVLAINSTQTLGRQRFSLAHEMYHYCYDKTNTTNICPTQIDSGDIEERNADRFASYLLIPPLALNERIAKLRNGSNRNLTTKDIVDLEQYFQVSRKAILFRLREEKLLSQEASKSMEQNVKITASAFGYDLALYEPRPVERQKTTLGYYIEKAEQLLSDNKISTGKYEEYLLDAFRADIVFGPETEDEYVD is encoded by the coding sequence ATGGATAAAATGAAACTCAGAACCTATGCAGAGCAAGCTAGACACAGATGGGGAAAGGACTCAACATCTCCTCTTGATATTTTTGCAATTGTGAGCCAAATCGATACCGCAACGCTAGTATTATTCCCTTTTGGAGAAAATATTAGTGGTATATGCGTAAAAAGTCCTACATCGGCAGTGTTAGCCATCAACTCAACACAAACCCTGGGAAGACAAAGATTCTCTTTAGCACACGAGATGTATCATTACTGTTATGACAAGACCAATACAACCAACATATGCCCAACACAAATTGACTCTGGGGATATTGAAGAGAGGAATGCCGATAGGTTCGCTTCATATCTTTTGATACCACCGTTAGCCCTCAACGAACGAATAGCAAAATTGCGTAACGGTTCGAATCGCAATCTCACCACGAAAGATATAGTTGATCTGGAGCAATACTTTCAGGTAAGCAGGAAAGCCATACTATTCCGATTACGTGAAGAAAAACTACTCTCACAAGAAGCTTCGAAAAGCATGGAACAAAACGTCAAAATCACCGCTTCTGCATTTGGATATGATTTGGCACTCTATGAACCTAGACCAGTAGAAAGACAGAAGACCACATTGGGTTACTACATTGAAAAAGCAGAACAACTCTTAAGCGACAACAAAATTTCAACAGGGAAATATGAAGAGTACCTCCTCGACGCATTCAGAGCGGACATAGTTTTCGGCCCTGAGACTGAGGATGAGTATGTTGATTGA
- a CDS encoding DJ-1/PfpI family protein, whose translation MRTVYVYVLDTLADWELGYVTAELHSSRFFKKDAERISLKTVSCSKDLVITMGGLKVAVDCLVDDINVGNASVLLLPGADTWSDPKHGAIIKKAKELLAVGATVCAICGSTVALADAGVLDERRHTSNGPGFLEMVSPSYKGQALYVDQGSVTDGNLVTAGSTASLLWAKQIIELLEVFEENTLEAWFSYFSTGEPSHFFALMQTLQSGNES comes from the coding sequence ATGCGTACTGTCTATGTGTATGTACTTGATACGTTGGCCGACTGGGAACTGGGGTATGTGACGGCGGAACTGCACAGTAGTCGCTTTTTCAAGAAGGATGCTGAGCGGATATCTCTTAAAACGGTGAGTTGTTCCAAGGATCTGGTCATAACGATGGGAGGCCTGAAGGTCGCTGTCGATTGCCTCGTTGATGATATTAACGTAGGTAATGCAAGTGTGCTGCTTCTGCCGGGTGCCGATACATGGAGCGATCCAAAACATGGTGCCATCATCAAGAAAGCAAAGGAATTGCTTGCTGTCGGTGCAACGGTCTGTGCGATCTGCGGCTCTACTGTTGCGCTTGCTGATGCAGGGGTGCTGGACGAACGAAGACATACCAGCAACGGACCTGGGTTTTTGGAGATGGTTTCTCCCTCCTATAAAGGCCAGGCATTGTACGTTGACCAAGGGTCGGTAACTGATGGCAACTTGGTTACTGCTGGTTCGACCGCTTCGCTCTTATGGGCGAAACAGATTATTGAGCTCCTGGAGGTGTTTGAAGAGAATACGCTGGAAGCTTGGTTTTCTTATTTCAGTACCGGTGAGCCCAGTCATTTCTTTGCCCTCATGCAAACATTGCAATCCGGCAATGAGAGCTGA